Below is a genomic region from Persicimonas caeni.
TCGAGAAAGTCGCTGACGATGAACACCACGCTCCTGCGGTTGGCCCGCTCGGCGATGGTGCGAAGCGCGTGATCGAGGCCGGTCTTTCCGGCCGCCGGCTGGTTGTCGAGCAGGTAGAAGATATCGTCGAGGTGATTTTTGCGCGCGCTCGCCGGCAAAAACTGGCGCTGGTCGGCGTTGAAGCTGAGTGCGCCGACCGCGTCGCCCTGGCGCAGCAGAAGGTGGGCGAACGCCGCCGACAAGTACGAGGCGTAGTCGAGCTTGGAGATGGGCGCCTCCTCGCTCTTGAAGCGCATCGACCCAGACCCGTCGACGACCATGTAGGCGCGCAGGTTCGTCTCGTCCTCGTACTGCTTGACGTAGTACTTGTCGGTCTTGGCGTAGACCTTCCAGTCGATGTGGCGGATCTCGTGGCCCGGCGAGTACTCGACGTACTCGGCGAATTCGACCGACCCGCCGTGGTGCGGCGAGCGGTGCAGGCCGGCCAAGATCCCCTCGACGAGCATGCGAGCGCGCACCTGCATCGTGCCGAGCTCGTCGAGCACGGCCGGATCCAGGTATTGTTGGCGTAGTGTCTCAGTCATAGCTACCTTTTCCTCCCCGCCCGAAGGGAAGGGGAGGACCGAGGAGGGGAGCCCTCCTCCGCGAGCGAAGCGAAGTGGAGGAGGATCCAGGAGGAGGAAAATCAACTCTCCTCAACCAACCTCTTCACAATATCGTCCGTCGTCAGCCCCTGCGCCTCGGCCTGGAAGTTGGTCAGCAGGCGGTGGCGAAGGATCGGCAGGGCGAGCGCCTTGATGTCCTCGTTGCTCACCGTCAGACGCCCGTCCAAAATGGCGCGCGCCTTGCCGCCGATGACCAGGTACTGACTCGCGCGCGGGCCGGCGCCCCATCCGATATATTCTTTGACGTAGTCGGGCGCGTCGGAGCCGTCGGGGCGCGTCTTGCGCACCAGATCGACTGCATAGCGCACCACCTCGTCGCTCACCGGCACGCGTCGCACCAGATTCTGCAGCTCGAGGATGCGCTGGGCGTCCATAACCGGCTCGAGCTCGGCCTTGTAGCTCGAGGTCGTCTTCTTGACGATCATCACCTCGTCGTCGGCCTCCGGGTAGTCGACCGTAAGGTGGAACATAAAGCGGTCGAGCTGGGCCTCGGGCAGCGGGTAAGTGCCCTCCTGCTCGATGGGGTT
It encodes:
- a CDS encoding DUF58 domain-containing protein; translation: MTETLRQQYLDPAVLDELGTMQVRARMLVEGILAGLHRSPHHGGSVEFAEYVEYSPGHEIRHIDWKVYAKTDKYYVKQYEDETNLRAYMVVDGSGSMRFKSEEAPISKLDYASYLSAAFAHLLLRQGDAVGALSFNADQRQFLPASARKNHLDDIFYLLDNQPAAGKTGLDHALRTIAERANRRSVVFIVSDFLDADGEAMQLLKVLRHRRLDVAAFHVVDPAEITLPYEGMMLFEGMEGEGELLVDVDDLRDAYTERMREHMAFVKQQCEQADIEYLRFPTTQPIEQTCLTFLRGRI
- a CDS encoding AAA family ATPase, with the translated sequence MTTDLTTDSSPEEELLENVDQIAEAREAILAQVRKRIYGQTELIEHLLVALFSRGHCLLMGVPGLAKTSLIATLAEVLDLDFNRIQFTPDLMPADITGTDILEEDHATGKRFFKFIKGPVFSNLLLADEINRTPPKTQAALLQAMQEYEVSAGGTTYELDLPFQVFATQNPIEQEGTYPLPEAQLDRFMFHLTVDYPEADDEVMIVKKTTSSYKAELEPVMDAQRILELQNLVRRVPVSDEVVRYAVDLVRKTRPDGSDAPDYVKEYIGWGAGPRASQYLVIGGKARAILDGRLTVSNEDIKALALPILRHRLLTNFQAEAQGLTTDDIVKRLVEES